In Myripristis murdjan chromosome 5, fMyrMur1.1, whole genome shotgun sequence, the genomic stretch ATGTTTCAAGGATTTTCAACAAAATCTGGCAACTGATTAATCACACTAAGGGTCCAAGCCAGCAGGATCAGAGTTGGATTAGAGGTCTTCATCAACAAATCAAGACTTCAAAATATTGTCCTCATTTCCACGCTGGTGTACAGATCAGACTCCACAGCATGTTCTTTTTACAGCAGGATTTTTTATGCAGCTGTAGTGTCTGGGTAGTTTTTTCTGCAAAACAGTAAGTTCCAGCCAATGTAAAATGATGTGAGGTTTTgtactgttaaaaataaatcgTGGCAGAGACTGACAAGGCTCAAGGAGAACAAATACTTAGCATGCCTTCCCTTGTGGTGAACAATCTGATTTACATCTTGTAAAATAGGTCagtcttttttccccaagtCGAGAAGAATGCTTATCAGGTATTATAATAAGCTTTAGTGTATTGCAATTTGGCTTTGAGTGTGTAGCAGCTGTGCAACATAATATAATGAAGCAGCATGGTTGTCACAGTAATGAATTACAGATGAACGCCCTGTGGACAGGCCAGTTTGTGCATAGTTACAGAGCAGTTCTGGCACTGTAAGCAGAATTATTCTCATCTATTAAATTTAagaaatttcacattttcatgactTAAGACATGTTTTGTGAGTGTCCCTGTGACTCGGGGCTCTGCTATAGAGGCACTGTAACTGCACTGCTCTTTCACTTGTGAATTTGAGATAAATCACCAAACCAAACAGAGCTGTCCTATGATAGCAGTTCTGGATAGTTACCTCCTCActcttcttctctgcctctgGCTGTGTGGGTGAAATGCCAGGTTTCTCTTCAGGGATTTCACTCACACTTAGCAGGCCTGCAGTGGGACCTTTAGAGATAAAGCTTATGCTGCTTGCCGGGTTGGGAAACTTTACACCTGAAAGAGGCAAAGATTGGTGTCAACAGTACAGGCAGACAGTACTGTCTTATTTGAGTGGctatgttataaaaaaaaacaaacaaacaaacaaaaaaaaaaaaaaacagattgcaaAGTCAAACTAATGTACtgtacagtaaaacaaacaaacaaaaaaaaaacccttctgACTGAATTCATTTAGAATGTGCAGATTTGTTATTATGCGCATCTCTCCAGACAGACACAAATTGTACTTCACACAGCCACTGTTTGATGACCAGGGCCTAGTGAAGGACACTGTTTATCTTTCATCTTATCATTTTCCCCCCTTTCGTGCTCAACCTACACTCAGGGGTGTTAACATTTTGATTGGCATCTCTTCGCCAGCAAAACATCTGATGATGTTTATCGCCATAATGATGACTTTGCTGTCAGAAACTATTGACTCTGAGCTGGATTTGttgcttaacatccatgccaacgtAAAGGACGCATGGCAGCATGTGGGAAGAAACGCTTACAACGCTTCAAACGGGCATATCAATTCTTGTACATGAAGAGagtataaatgagccttaacATCTCTATTTCAAGAAATTACCCGCACCTTTCAGAGTTTCCACATTGCCAGTTGCCAGTTTCTTTAGGTCCCAGCCATTCTGCATCTCTGTAATATTGTCTTTAGACAGGTAGGAGGGGGGGTTGTACTTCTCTGGCACCTTGCAGTGGTAGCTCAGCTTGGCACTGAGAAGACACAAAACCAAGTGAAACAGTTAATTTGACCGGCCTACTTCAGTTTTTCCAAACTATGAACAACACATCAAGTGGGACTTTAAGAACTCCTAAGTGGAAGCACTCACCCCGTCCAATCAGCAAGGAACGTTGTGGCCGCTAGCTCTGTGTTAGGCACTCCACCCTTTTGTAGATAGCCACGTTTTTTGGCAAACAGGGTCAAAAACTCCAAAGAGTTTCTGAAGTCTGGGACATTGTACTGGAGCATTATCtgaaacaagacaagacagatgACTGTGAATGCTTAAATGACCACATTCATCTACAAGTAGCAAAAAAATATACtacaaaaaaaacttaagatGCACCACACCATTCTGTACAATATGATCATGACATGGAAGTTTCTCTGTTCAACTAAAACTTCAACAAGAAAAGTTTATTTAGTCTGAACACCTGCACACCTCTTTCCCATTACCCAATTTCCATTCATCATTTCCCCCTTTCCCCTACTAAAGGACCAATTGCTGACATACAATTGAACTGAATATAACCCCTGCTGCACTGAGCCATTGCCATTTTAATGTTGATCTCaatgttttgtttccatttgtttgGAAATTTAAATGTCAATACTTGTCCCATTTGTTTTTACCCATCACATTTTGAAACCCCACTAATCAGTTTGTCTGGATAGCTCATTAATAAATAATGCCCACGCAATCTCTTCTAGCAACCCTCCTACCTGGGTCTTGTCGCACTGTTTGAGCAGAGTCCGGACAGCCTCCAGCATGctctcctgcccctcctccaCTTGCAGGCTCCTCAGCGCCATGGAGACTACTGGGTTGGATGGTGCTGCCACAATCCCTGGGCTGTCCAGCAGTTTCACATTCTTGAGGATGTGCACGTCCTGCATTGACCTGAGGTATGGCATGAAATCAGGTTGGATAGTGTTGATATGATACAAACAGGAGGGGCTAGTGGAACACAGTGGGAGCTGATCAAAGTAAACAATCCCTGGAGTTAATGCACTCTTTCAGATGAGTCAATAAAAAGGCAGGTGTATGAAGTTCAGTGTTGGATTGAAAAAAAGACTCCATGGTCTTGTCAGATCATCAACTTCATCATGCTTCAAACTGTTCCCACCAATGACACaccaaaagaacaaaataacccccacacacacagtgcctccAATTTATGTTTTACAATTTTGTTAAAAATGCCATGTTCTTCACTCTTCTTGGGAAATGTAACATTTCACACAAAACCAATATTTTCTTGGTTGTATTTCTGACTCACTTGGTGATGCCCCTCTTGACTCCGGCATTGCATGCCTGGAACCCCTTCATACTGTTAATGAGACTGCTCTTCCCCACGTTAGGAAAGCCTGCGGGTGAAAGGACACTGGTAAACATTGAGAATTCAACAAAGTGGTAGGAACAAATTCAATGACATAAATTCTGACcagaattaataaaatataaaccatggtgatgtgtgtgagagagaagactGGCTGGATTACAGACTTGGATTACAATTCCTCCCAAAAACACAGTTTATCCTACTGTGCCACCCTTGGAATATAACTGCCCATCGATGACACATAGTCCAAAAAAACTACCGGTAAATAAAATCTAAAGAGTAGGTTCAgcaatatataaaatgtatgcTTACCAACTATGCCCACTTTCAGTGAGTCTTCACTCTGTGCATTAGCTACATATGTTGCAAGAAGCTCGCTGAGACAGCTGCTGCCGGAGCAGACTGCTCCTCTGGATTTGTCCAGGATTTCATTTGAGGGGACTatcctgctcttcttctcttgctgatgaagacagaaaaaaaaaaaaaaaaaatcaagaaaaacgCCTTAAATTTGTGATGCACAAAGACATATTCTGTTTCCTGTATGcaatgaaacacacagctggatCACATGGCACAGGTGAAGAATCATTAGGACAGACATCCACCTGTGTTCATGTACATTACACTGTACACCTTCTTTCCTGTTGTGTTaacaaacacagctgtcagCTCTGTGGCATCACACCGAGCTGCACAGTCGTGTTGTTTGTTAGTTGCTCTCGGAGGCTATAACCAGTTATAACAGCACAGCACAAGCTGCTTAACCTTCTCAGTCCTCCATAACTACAAGGGTGTTCAGATAAAACACTAAAGGAAAACTATCTGGACTCAAACAATTGAGTCCAAATCATATGTATCTGCAAAGGATGCACTATGCCATTAATAATCATGGTGGACATTGCTATAGGCCCCTGTACATGCACATAGCAATGCATAGAAACAATTCTCCACCCTATGTTGGCTTTTACAATTAAATGCTCCTGTAAGACTATTTCAGTAAAATGTGTCACTATCCTGCAAACCGTTTCATAATGAAACATTTTGGAATcaaattttaatgttatttttgatCTATGAGAAAAGTAGCCATGGAGCAGGAaatgatttctttttcaaataatttgttGCCTTTAGTGTAAACCCCCCCCCATCCCTCGACTGATAAATGAGCCAAAAAGTCCACTGATATTTATATGTAGT encodes the following:
- the gnl3 gene encoding guanine nucleotide-binding protein-like 3 isoform X1; translated protein: MKRPKLKKASKRVSCAKRYKIQKKVREHNRKLRKEAKKKGVSRRVKKDPGVPSSAPFKEEVLREAEQRRLQIEEEKEKKKQAIKEERAQKRKKEKEAASKEAEPNAKKARQDKDSKQSAKRIALDKSSKPFLCSELNKVIDASDVIVEVLDARDPLGYRCPQLEQAVLQREGNKKLLLVLNKIDLVPKENVERWQRCLQQEFPVVLFKAATLIREKTVQEKKSRIVPSNEILDKSRGAVCSGSSCLSELLATYVANAQSEDSLKVGIVGFPNVGKSSLINSMKGFQACNAGVKRGITKSMQDVHILKNVKLLDSPGIVAAPSNPVVSMALRSLQVEEGQESMLEAVRTLLKQCDKTQIMLQYNVPDFRNSLEFLTLFAKKRGYLQKGGVPNTELAATTFLADWTGAKLSYHCKVPEKYNPPSYLSKDNITEMQNGWDLKKLATGNVETLKGVKFPNPASSISFISKGPTAGLLSVSEIPEEKPGISPTQPEAEKKSEEPECTVEESEKVEKTVEAQSTSVIQKTGQVRFQSVPVDISLCTAKTDDAYDFNTDFK
- the gnl3 gene encoding guanine nucleotide-binding protein-like 3 isoform X2, producing the protein MKRPKLKKASKRVSCAKRYKIQKKVREHNRKLRKEAKKKGVSRRVKKDPGVPSSAPFKEEVLREAEQRRLQIEEEKEKKKQAIKEERAQKRKKEKEAASKEAEPNAKKARQDKDSKQSAKRIALDKSSKPFLCSELNKVIDASDVIVEVLDARDPLGYRCPQLEQAVLQREGNKKLLLVLNKIDLVPKENVERWQRCLQQEFPVVLFKAATLIREKTVQEKKSRIVPSNEILDKSRGAVCSGSSCLSELLATYVANAQSEDSLKVGIVGFPNVGKSSLINSMKGFQACNAGVKRGITKSMQDVHILKNVKLLDSPGIVAAPSNPVVSMALRSLQVEEGQESMLEAVRTLLKQCDKTQIMLQYNVPDFRNSLEFLTLFAKKRGYLQKGGVPNTELAATTFLADWTGAKLSYHCKVPEKYNPPSYLSKDNITEMQNGWDLKKLATGNVETLKGVKFPNPASSISFISKGPTAGLLSVSEIPEEKPGISPTQPEAEKKSEEPECTVEESEKVEKTVEAQSTSVIRKKNRPSAVPVCPS